A window of the Pungitius pungitius chromosome 3, fPunPun2.1, whole genome shotgun sequence genome harbors these coding sequences:
- the taok1a gene encoding serine/threonine-protein kinase TAO1 produces MPNSSRAGSLKDPDIAELFFKEDPEKLYSDLREIGHGSFGAVYFARDVRTNEVVAIKKMSYSGKQSTEKWQDIIKEVKFLQRIQHPNSIEYKGCYLREHTAWLVMEYCLGSASDLLEVHKKPLQEVEIAAITHGALQGLAYLHSHNMIHRDIKAGNVLLTEPGQVKLADFGSASIACPANSFVGTPYWMAPEVILAMDEGQYDGKIDIWSLGITCIELAERKPPLFNMNAMSALYHIAQNESPMLQSSEWTEYFRNFVDSCLQKLPQDRPNSEELLKHAFVQRERPESVLVDLISRTKDAVRELDNLQYRKMKKILFQEAHNGPTTEAQDEDEEQEHGVGRTGTVNSVGSNQSIPSMSISASSQSSSVNSLTDAGDDKSEVDIEGDHTVMSNSSVIRLKPEEAENEESEPNTRPTDPQTPPAHTPRPKRNREHFATIRTASVLTRQMKEHEQDSELREQILGYKRMRRQHQKQLMALENKLKAEMDEHRLRLDKELENQRNSFAQEMEKLIKKHQVSMEKDAKTFSNDEKKFQQHIQSQQKKELNSFLESQKREYKLRKEQLKEELNENQSTPKKEKQEWLSKQKENFQHFQAEEEANLARRQRQYLDLECRRFKRRILIARHNIERDLVREELNKRQTQKDLEHAMLLRHHESMQELEFRQLNNIQKTRAELIRLQHQTELTNQQEYNKRRERELRRKHVMEVRQQPKSLKSKELQIKKQFQDTCKIQTRQYKALRNHLLETTPKSEHKAVLKRLKHEQHRKLAILAEQYDHSINEMLSTQALRLDETQEAQCQGLRMQLQKELELLNAYQSKIKMQSDAQHDRERKDLEQRVSIRRALLEQKIEEEMMSLENERSERIRSLLERQAREVEAFDSESMRLGFSNMVLSNISPDALNNSFPGAPASWSHPEQQHPSGGSLGPQWSGGASSIGSSHHHHHHHYHSSPGGVPMQQGWGQGMQRGGLPSPWGQQSAASLVSRSSGGAQNSPQAMGRTPSGGHSEQNMSRSTSVTSQISNGSHLSYT; encoded by the exons ATGCCCAACAGCAGTCGGGCGGGGAGCCTGAAGGACCCCGATATAGCTGAGCTCTTCTTCAAGGAGGACCCAGAAAAGCTCTACTCAGATCTACGAGAGATCGGACATGGCAGCTTTGGTGCTGTATATTTT GCACGGGATGTGCGGACAAATGAGGTGGTGGCCATCAAGAAGATGTCTTACAGTGGAAAGCAGTCCACAGAG AAATGGCAAGACATAATCAAGGAGGTAAAATTCCTGCAGAGAATACAGCACCCAAACAGCATAGAGTACAAAGGATGTTACCTGCGAGAGCATACAGCCTGG TTGGTAATGGAGTATTGTTTAGGCTCTGCTTCAGATTTGTTGGAAG TTCACAAGAAACCCCTACAAGAAGTTGAAATAGCTGCAATTACCCATGGTGCTCTTCAAGGGTTGGCTTATCTTCACTCCCACAACATGATTCACCG AGATATCAAGGCAGGTAATGTCTTGTTGACGGAGCCAGGACAAGTAAAACTGGCAGATTTTGGTTCTGCTTCCATTGCCTGTCCTGCCAACTCCTTTGTTGGGACTCCATATTG gatGGCCCCAGAAGTCATTTTAGCTATGGATGAAGGCCAGTATGATGGAAAGATTGACATTTGGTCCTTGGGAATAACCTGCATTGAATTAG CTGAGAGGAAGCCTCCACTGTTCAACATGAATGCAATGAGTGCCTTATACCACATAGCACAGAATGAGAGCCCCATGCTGCAGTCCAGTGAATG GACGGAATATTTTCGAAATTTCGTAGATTCCTGCCTTCAGAAATTGCCCCAGGACCGGCCGAACTCTGAGGAGCTGTTAAAG CATGCGTTTGTTCAGCGTGAGCGGCCAGAATCCGTTCTCGTAGATCTGATCAGTCGGACGAAGGACGCGGTGCGAGAGCTCGACAATTTGCAGTATCGTAAGATGAAGAAGATCTTGTTTCAGGAAGCCCACAATGGCCCCACAACGGAGGCACAAGACGAGGACGAG gagCAGGAGCATGGCGTGGGTAGGACGGGTACAGTTAACAGCGTGGGGAGCAACCAGTCCATACCCAGCATGTCAATCAGTGCCAGTTCCCAGAGCAGCTCTGTCAACAGTCTCACCGATGCGGGCGATGACAAGAGTGAGGTGGAcatcgagggagatcacacggTGATGTCCAACAGCTCTGTGATACGCCTCAAACCG GAGGAGGCGGAAAACGAGGAGTCGGAGCCTAACACCCGGCCGACCGATCCCCAAACCCCACCCGCGCATACTCCACGGCCAAAACGCAACCGCGAACACTTTGCCACAATACGGACAGCCTCAGTg CTCACTCGGCAAATGAAAGAGCACGAGCAGGATTCCGAGTTAAGGGAGCAGATTTTGGGCTACAAGCGCATGAGGCGGCAGCACCAGAAGCAGCTGATGGCTCTGGAGAACAAGCTGAAAGCGGAAATGGATGAGCACCGGCTCCGCCTGGACAAGGAGCTGGAGAACCAGAGAAACAGCTTTGCCCAGGAGATGGAGAAACTGATCAAGAAGCACCAGGTGTCCATGGAGAAAGAC gCAAAAACATTTAGCAATGATGAGAAGAAGTTCCAACAGCATATTCAGAGTCAGCAGAAGAAAGAGCTAAACAGCTTTCTTGAATCCCAAAAACGGGAGTACAAGCTTCGCAAGGAACAACTTAAAGAG gAGTTGAATGAAAACCAGTCAACGCCcaagaaagaaaagcaggagTGGTTGTCCAAGCAGAAGGAGAACTTCCAACACTTCCAAGCGGAGGAAGAGGCCAACTTGGCGCGCAGACAGAGGCAGTATCTGGATCTGGAGTGCCGCCGTTTCAAGCGCAGGATCTTGATCGCTCGCCACAACATCGAACGGGACTTGGTGCGCGAG GAACTGAACAAGCGTCAGACCCAGAAGGACTTGGAACACGCCATGCTGCTCCGCCACCACGAGTCCATGCAAGAGCTGGAGTTCCGCCAGCTCAACAACATCCAAAAGACGAGGGCCGAGCTCATCCGCCTGCAGCACCAGACGGAACTCACCAATCAGCAGGAGTACaacaagaggagggagagggaactCCGGCGGAAACACGTCATGGAGGTTCGCCAGCAGCCCAAGAGCCTCAAG TCCAAAGAGCTCCAGATTAAAAAGCAGTTCCAGGACACATGTAAGATCCAGACCAGGCAGTACAAAGCGCTAAGGAACCATCTGTTGGAGACCACACCAAAGTCAGAACACAAGGCTGTCCTTAAACGCCTGAAGCACGAGCAGCACCGCAAACTTGCCATCTTGGCAGAGCAGTATGACCACTCCATCAATGAGATGCTTTCTACTCAGGCA CTCCGTCTGGATGAGACTCAGGAGGCTCAGTGCCAAGGCCTCCGAATGCAGCtgcagaaggagctggagctTCTCAATGCCTACCAGAGTAAGATCAAGATGCAGAGCGATGCCCAGCATGATCGCGAGAGGAAGGACCTGGAGCAGAGGGTGTCGATCCGGAGGGCCCTCCTGGAACAGAAG attgaggaggagatgatgtcCTTGGAGAATGAGCGCTCGGAGCGCATCCGGAGCCTGCTGGAACGCCAAGCCCGAGAAGTTGAGGCTTTTGACTCTGAGAGCATGCGCCTGGGCTTCAGCAACATGGTGCTGTCCAACATCTCCCCGGACGCCCTCAACAACAGCTTTCCTGGGGCTCCGGCAAGTTGGAGTCACCCTGAGCAACAGCACCCGTCCGGAGGCTCTCTGGGGCCGCAGTGGAGCGGCGGCGCTTCGAGCATCGGGTcgagccaccaccaccaccaccaccactatcACTCCAGCCCGGGAGGGGTGCCTATGCAGCAAGGCTGGGGGCAGGGCATGCAGAGGGGCGGCCTTCCGTCGCCGTGGGGCCAGCAATCAGCTGCCTCCCTGGTGTCCCGCAGCAGTGGAGGTGCACAGAACAGCCCCCAAGCAATGGGGAGGACACCCTCAGGAGGGCACAGTGAGCAAAACATGAGCAGGAGCACCAGTGTCACTTCTCAAATATCTAACGGGTCACACCTCTCCTACACatag